The sequence AACAGTCCGAGGAAATTTTTTAAATAGCTGAAAGGGTTCATCACCCAAATCTTCTACTGAACATTTTTTCTCAGCAAGTAAAAACCCTTTAGATTTTCTTTTATAACCCCTACTTAAAACTGCTACTTTTTTATCACCAATTAGTCGAATTAAATATTCTATCATCGGTGTTTTACCGGTACCTCCAACACTAAGATTACCCACACATATTGTAGGCGTTTTATAGGCTATCGATTTAAAGAATCCAATATTATAAAGAAGATTCCTTGTATAAACGACCAATGCATAAATAAAAGAAAATGGAAATGCTATTTTCCGAAGCAGTTGCAGCATTTAGCGAAAATATAATATTTTATCTTTAGCAACATTAAGAAACATTAAATGACCGTAAAGGATATTACAAAAATACTGGAAGAACTTGCTCCATTGTCCCATGCAGAAGAATTTGATAACGTGGGATTACTTGTTGGCAACTATGACATGAATGTAAAAGGCATCTTAGTTACTTTGGACACACTTGAGAACGTTGTGGATGAAGCTATTAAGAAGGACTGTAATTTGATTGTAAGTTTTCACCCCATTATTTTTATGGGGCTTAAAAAACTAACTGGAGTCAATTATGTGGAAAGGGTAGTTTTAAAAGCTATAGCCAATAATATTGCAATCTACAGCATGCATACGGCTTTGGATAACAGTAACATGGGTGTAAACGCCAAAATCTGTGAGGTCTTGGGCATTAACAACCCAAAAATTCTCATACCCAAAAAAGGGACAATTAAAAAATTGACCACTTATGCTCCTTTAGCCAATGCCGATGCTGTTAAGTCTGCCCTGTTCAAGGCTGGCGCTGGAGAAATTGGCAAATACAGCAATTGTAGCTTTAGTACGGATGGTGACGGCAGTTTTAAGGCCGGGGTTGATGCCAACCCAACAATTGGTAAAATAGGGGAAACTCATTTTGAAAAGGAAGTTCAAATCAATATGATTTTTTCATTTGAAAAAGAGAAATCCATAATATCAAGTCTTTTTGAAAACCACCCTTATGAAGAAATAGCATATGAAATTGCCACGTTAGAAAATACCAACCAAAATATTGGTATGGGAATGTTTGGAATTCTTGATGTTGAAATGGATGAAAGTGCTTTTCTTCAAATGGTTAAGAAAAGAATGAACGCTTCGGTTGTTAGGCACTCCAATTTACTTGGTAAAAAAGTAAAAAAAGTAGCTGTACTAGGCGGTAGCGGTGCATTCGCAATTTCCGCGGCCAAAAAAGCAGATGTAGATGTTTTTATAACTTCGGACCTAAAATATCATCAGTTTTACGAAGCAGAGGATCAATTGGTACTTGCAGATATTGGGCACTTTGAAACTGAGCAGTTTACAAAAGACTTATTAGTTGATTATCTTATCAAAAAAATTCCTAATTTTGCAATCTCGTTATCGGAAAGTATAACAAATCCCATCAAGTATTTATAATTTATGGCGAAAAAAAAGGAAAACACCGTGGAGGAGAAATTAAGAGCGCTGTATGATTTACAGTTAATTGATTCCCGGGTTGATGAAATACGCAATGTTAGAGGGGAATTACCTCTAGAAGTTCAAGATTTGGAAGATGAGGTATTAGGTCTTAAAACCCGTATGGACAAATTAAAAACAGACGTAGAGACTGTTAATTTTGAAATTGCGGCTAAGAAGAATCTTATTGAAGAGTCCAAGACACTTATTAAGAAATATGCTGAACAGCAGAAGAATGTAAGAAATAGTCGTGAATTTAATTCTTTAAGCAAAGAAGTTGAGTTCCAAGAATTGGAAATTCAATTAGCTGAAAAAAATATAAAGGAGTTCAAAGCTCAAATAGATCAGAAAAAAGAAGTTATCTCTGATACCAAAGAGAAATTATCAGAAAGAGATGGACACCTAAAGCACAAGAAAAGTGAATTGGATGCTATTCTTGCCGAAACTGAAAAAGAGGAAAAGGCTCTTTTGAAAAAATCTGAGGAGTTTGAAGAAAAAATCGAAGAACGTCTAATACAGGCTTACAAGAGAATTCGCCATAACGTAAAAAATGGTTTGGCTGTTGTTCCTGTTGAGAGAGGAGCATCTGGTGGTTCTTTCTTTACCATACCTCCTCAAGTGCAGGTAGAGATTGCTTCAAGAAAGAAAATCATAACCGATGAGCATAGTGGAAGGATTTTAGTAGATCCTCAGCTTGCAGAAGAAGAACAAGAAAGAATG is a genomic window of Flagellimonas sp. CMM7 containing:
- a CDS encoding Nif3-like dinuclear metal center hexameric protein, producing the protein MTVKDITKILEELAPLSHAEEFDNVGLLVGNYDMNVKGILVTLDTLENVVDEAIKKDCNLIVSFHPIIFMGLKKLTGVNYVERVVLKAIANNIAIYSMHTALDNSNMGVNAKICEVLGINNPKILIPKKGTIKKLTTYAPLANADAVKSALFKAGAGEIGKYSNCSFSTDGDGSFKAGVDANPTIGKIGETHFEKEVQINMIFSFEKEKSIISSLFENHPYEEIAYEIATLENTNQNIGMGMFGILDVEMDESAFLQMVKKRMNASVVRHSNLLGKKVKKVAVLGGSGAFAISAAKKADVDVFITSDLKYHQFYEAEDQLVLADIGHFETEQFTKDLLVDYLIKKIPNFAISLSESITNPIKYL
- a CDS encoding zinc ribbon domain-containing protein — its product is MAKKKENTVEEKLRALYDLQLIDSRVDEIRNVRGELPLEVQDLEDEVLGLKTRMDKLKTDVETVNFEIAAKKNLIEESKTLIKKYAEQQKNVRNSREFNSLSKEVEFQELEIQLAEKNIKEFKAQIDQKKEVISDTKEKLSERDGHLKHKKSELDAILAETEKEEKALLKKSEEFEEKIEERLIQAYKRIRHNVKNGLAVVPVERGASGGSFFTIPPQVQVEIASRKKIITDEHSGRILVDPQLAEEEQERMQGMFAKI